The proteins below are encoded in one region of Rhododendron vialii isolate Sample 1 chromosome 7a, ASM3025357v1:
- the LOC131332341 gene encoding uncharacterized protein LOC131332341, with amino-acid sequence MEKYQIGNGERTFLWWDNWHPLGPLYDRFGARVVHNVGRSLRAKVASIVENGAWRWPRLRNPLIQTIISHTQNLVPHPEMVDSVIWVPHPSGIFTIKSASEAIREKFPIQPQWSFILWLAALHRLSTKDRLRNWGMAVDALCCLCQDEEESHHHLFFDCSYSTRVWQYLVSKNRVAGIPNNMGDVLDWLQGNVSWDSFRFVSLKCTLAATIYGLWQERNFRIFCAKMKDHTQVATDIANGIRTFP; translated from the exons ATGGAGAAATATCAGATTGGTAATGGAGAAAGGACCTTCTTGTGGTGGGATAATTGGCACCCTCTTGGTCCCTTATATGATCGATTTGGGGCTAGAGTGGTGCATAATGTTGGCAGATCTTTAAGGGCTAAGGTGGCTTCAATAGTGGAAAATGGGGCTTGGAGATGGCCCAGATTAAGAAACCCCCTTATTCAGACCATCATCTCTCACACTCAGAATTTGGTTCCACACCCTGAGATGGTGGATTCAGTAATTTGGGTGCCTCATCCTAGTGGTATTTTCACTATTAAGTCTGCTTCGGAAGCTATTCGGGAGAAATTCCCTATTCAGCCTCA ATGGTCTTTTATACTTTGGTTGGCAGCTCTTCACAGACTGAGTACTAAGGATAGATTGAGAAACTGGGGTATGGCTGTGGATGCTCTTTGCTGCCTCTGCCAGGATGAGGAGGAATCACATCATCATTTGTTCTTTGATTGTTCATATTCTACACGCGTTTGGCAGTACTTGGTGTCAAAGAATAGAGTGGCTGGCATTCCTAATAATATGGGAGATGTTCTTGATTGGTTGCAGGGCAATGTATCTTGGGATAGTTTCAGATTTGTTAGTTTGAAGTGTACATTGGCAGCTACTATTTATGGTCTTTGGCAGGAAAGAAACTTTCGTATTTTCTGTGCAAAGATGAAGGATCATACTCAGGTGGCAACAGATATAGCCAATGGGATTCGTACCTTTCCTTAG